CGTCGCGCAGGTCTTCCTGCACCCGCAACCCGCCATGCTCGACCCCAAGTTCGCCCCGCTCGGCCTCGACGCCGGCTACATCACCACCCAACGGGGGCGCAAAGCCATCTTCTACGACCCTCGAACCTCCGATCCCGCCGTGATCGCCCGCGACAACGAGCTACGCGACCTCTACACCCTCGGCGACCTGGCCACCTACCTCAAGGAACTGGCCCTGACCTCGTCGCGCGGCTACAACGGCCCCGTCTACGTCGTCAATGGTGGCGCCGACCAGCTCATGTGCGGGGCAGTCCCGCCGATGGGTGCGCCCTGCAGCAGCGGAAACGAGCTCGCCGACCACGAGAAGCCGCTCTACGGCCCGGAAGCCACCGTCGACGGCGCGATCATCCCGGACACCGGGCACGACCTGACGTTGTCCACCACCGCACCCGACACGGCGCAGAACATCCTCGACTGGCTCAACCGCCACTGAGAAGACCCCGGTCTGACCGGGCCGTGATCTGACGACGAAAGGAGCAACCGCAAGGAAAAGTCAGCGAACACCTTTGCACACCTTGATTATCTACATTGGAGGAAAAAGTGACTTTGACACGAAGCAGAAAAGCCGCTGTGGCGACGCTTCTGGCCACCTCGGCAGTACTGGGCGGCGCCGCCACCGCCACGGCCGCTGCGCCGGATCACACCAGCAGCGACACCACCCGCATCGCCGCCTGCGCAGCCCGGCCCGGACCGGCCTACGTCGCCGGGGACCGGGTAAACCTGCGCAGCGGACCGGGCACCGGGTACCGGATCCTCGGCACCTACAACTGCGGCCAGCAGGTCAGCCTGCTCTGCTGGGCCACCCCGGGTCAGCACCCGGGCTGGTGGTACCTGCAGATCTGGGATGGCCCGACGGGCTACATGCGCGCCGACTACGTCGCCAACACCGGGCTCGGCCCCGGCCCCTGCCCGGCCTGACCACCACCCGGACCGCTTCCCTCATCGCGGTCCCGCACATCCCGGTGCGCCAGCTCCCCGCGCACCGGCCCCAGCCCGAGATACGACAGGGGAGCGCCCGTGTCACCATCCACCACCGCTACGCAAGCCGTCTCCCGCCGGATCCACCTGGTCGGCAGCCTGCCGCCCGAGGTCGCACCCGATCCGTATGCGGCGATGCGCTGGCAACTCGACCACGCGGACCTGGCTCTCCTCACCGCTCTGCCGGCCGACCGCGATCCGAACTGGATCATCAGCTATCTGCGCAGACTCAATACGGTGCCGGGATTGCAGCAGGTCCTGCATGGAGAATTCGCGCGGTACGACGAGTCCATCGCGTATCGCACAGTCCCGGGACAGGGGCTGGATGCTCGCGACCTCGCGCTCGGTCGCCTCGCTGAGGTCGAGGAGGCGATGGCTGCTCGGCGCAGGCTCGCCCAGGAGTGCGGACGCACGCTGCCACCGCACCAGGTCAGCATTCCCGCTCCATTGGACCTGGCGATGTTCGTCTTCGGCGTCCCGGCCGCTGCGATGGGCCTGTTACCTGCTCGAGCATCCTTGGCAGCCTTTCGCGCGGCGCTCACCCACCTGCCGCTCTTCGCGGCGGCGGTCGCCGAGGAGATCCAGCAGATCCACCGCTGCTGGGGGCATGAAGTCGCGTTCCAGATCGAGTCACCGGCCGTCTGCGTCGCCTATGACCGATCGCCAAGGGGGTTCCGGCCACTCGTCACGCGCTACCTCGTGCGCGCCACCACCCGGTTGCTGGCGGCGATCCCAGCCGACGCGGCCTTGACCTTCCACATCTGGTGCCACGGCGACCTGAACAACGAGCCCATCGCCGATCCGGGCAGCCTCGTCCCGATGGTCACCTTCGTCAACCGGCTGTCGAGCACTCTTCGGGCGGCCGGACGCGCTATCGCCATCCCACCGTTCCACGCGGCGCTGGCAGACGGCGCCAGCCCGCCACCGTTAGATCCAGGTTTCTACGAACCGCTTCGCGAACTGGACAAGGACGTGCCACTCATCGTGGGCCTGATCGACGAACAGCACCCGTCGCGAGCTTCGGTCGCGCTACGTCTGGTTGAGCGGGCACTCGCCCGGCCGGTCGTCGCCGTTTCCGCACCCTGCGGCTTGGGCCGGCGAAGCCCAGCGCGCGCCGAGGCCAACATGCACCTTGCACGGAGGCTGGCGGAAAGCGAGTTCCGTTCGCCCAGAATCACCCCGCTCGACGGGGTCGCTGAGGACGTGTAGGCACGGCGAGCGTTCACAGCCGTCGCCCCGTGGCTTACAGCGCCTCGTCCTACCATGGTGGTGCCGGTGACGTGGCGGGACTTGTCGGAGGCCAGGTAGAGGACGGCGTTGCTGATGTCCGCCACATCGAGCCATGGGATCGGCAGCGCGTTGAGCGCCTTCATGCCGACGGCGGCCTGCTCCCGGGTCGCGCCGTCGATGCCGCCGAGGAACAGCTTCCAGGACGCCTCGTTCACCACCATCGGGGTGTCCACAGTGGCCGGATGGACGGAGTTGACGCGGATGTGGTGCGGCGCCAGCTCGATCGCGAGCACCCGCATCAGCCCGGTGACGCCGTGTTTGGCGGCGGTGTAGTGGGCCAGGTTGGGGAAGCCGATCAGGCCGGCGATCAAGCTGGTCAGGATGATCGAGCCGCCGCGGCCGCGTTCCACCATGGACGGTGCCGTTGCCCGGACCGTCTTCCACACGCCGGTGAGGTTGATGTCGAGGACGTCGTGCCACATCTGCTCGGTGAGCTCCAAGGCGGATCCGAAGCTCGCGATGCCGGCGTTGGCGCAGACGACGTCGATGCCGCCGAAGCGGGACAGCCCTTCCTCGACAACCCGTTCCAGGGCGCCAAGATCCCGGACGTCGGCCTGCCGCGCCAGCACCCGCCCGCCGAGTTCCTCGACGCGCTTGCCGGTTTCGGCCAGGTCCGCGTCGGTCGCCCCGTCGTAGGGCGTGGTGCCGACGCTCTCACACAGGTCGACGGCGATGATGTCCGCGCCTTCCCCGGCCAGGCGCAGCGCG
The window above is part of the Amycolatopsis thermoflava N1165 genome. Proteins encoded here:
- a CDS encoding SH3 domain-containing protein gives rise to the protein MATLLATSAVLGGAATATAAAPDHTSSDTTRIAACAARPGPAYVAGDRVNLRSGPGTGYRILGTYNCGQQVSLLCWATPGQHPGWWYLQIWDGPTGYMRADYVANTGLGPGPCPA
- a CDS encoding mycofactocin-coupled SDR family oxidoreductase, which codes for MTEDTARRRGHADGHPDPWRTSMKRAEGKVAFITGAARGQGRAHALRLAGEGADIIAVDLCESVGTTPYDGATDADLAETGKRVEELGGRVLARQADVRDLGALERVVEEGLSRFGGIDVVCANAGIASFGSALELTEQMWHDVLDINLTGVWKTVRATAPSMVERGRGGSIILTSLIAGLIGFPNLAHYTAAKHGVTGLMRVLAIELAPHHIRVNSVHPATVDTPMVVNEASWKLFLGGIDGATREQAAVGMKALNALPIPWLDVADISNAVLYLASDKSRHVTGTTMVGRGAVSHGATAVNARRAYTSSATPSSGVILGERNSLSASLRARCMLASARAGLRRPKPQGAETATTGRASARSTRRSATEARDGCCSSIRPTMSGTSLSSSRSGS